A genomic window from Nocardioides sp. BP30 includes:
- a CDS encoding EAL domain-containing protein, whose protein sequence is MHAGIDTLMLTADGRLAATVAAAASADGTSLLVRRTQTPAGVLAALNHGQGPDLLLVDVTVCSGAELRQLLHSSAQRDTAVVALVPAGEEQRGLDAIQLGAEDYLEGDDATVLRALCKVARASVARHRSNPARYLRTILDNSPDVVITVDQDLVVRQANATAERFFQVEADDMLGRSVDELAPPEERDAQRAALLRALSGVPAAINETERRLPDGTVAHISLTCLPVTGDDGAVIGACTIVHDISETVAARHRLERTLKRQEVAEEAAHVGAFEVDLATMQIAISRELARLHYRDPDDLVLSIDDLLRGVHRDDRELLLALQDVRGPATIDYRFRGPDGTDPRLLEISGRWLPGDGPDHAGYFVGIERDVTEQRAQEEQMRFLAHHDPLTGALNRRAFEALLAQRVGQHCDEQQASALLMIDLDGFKHHNDTYGHAVGDAILVRIAGAVSNRLPAQAALGRIGGDEFVVFLPEAGSEHAAQIADLLLAVVADAARTASPDPVHPVTASIGIAGFAGAAEPALVLRRADEAMYAAKSNGGRQWAHWSEQPIDLVDPVIDLTTAAGNRLERLAALAVSQTSARRELLRDLTLDTATGLPGRHHFLGLVEHRLTGSADLQAAYAVRLGGIDLLDDSTERTARDALVGAVAARLAQAHGPGALVGLLDDAELGLLLPAGTLEHRERLARRLLSCLEEPFAVAGGEFALLPAIGIATGGRDGDAYTLFRDASIAAAAPRTETPDGFRHYERSLRTRATARLAEHAALRRAITNREFGLVFQPALELATGVFNRAESLVRWYRPGGEVVGPDRFIPLAEATGLIVPLGDLVLDLAIDQALAWRAALPHVRIPVNLSAVQLGMPGFAAGVMTRVADAGLTSWPITFEVTESALMENLEASQEALQQLRDAEFRVVIDDFGTGHSSLARLDQLPVGGIKVDKLLVKRLAGDPTARAVLRAIVDVGKAYSMLVTAEGIEDAETLRIVREIGVDYAQGYHLSRPRPAGELVELLRRGWPH, encoded by the coding sequence TTGCACGCTGGCATCGACACGCTCATGCTCACGGCCGACGGCCGCCTCGCGGCGACCGTCGCCGCAGCCGCGAGCGCCGACGGGACGAGCCTGCTGGTCCGGCGCACGCAGACGCCGGCCGGGGTGCTCGCCGCGCTGAACCACGGCCAGGGACCCGACCTGCTCCTGGTCGACGTGACGGTGTGCTCCGGCGCCGAGCTCCGCCAGCTGCTGCACAGCTCCGCGCAACGTGACACGGCGGTGGTGGCGCTCGTGCCGGCCGGTGAGGAGCAACGCGGCCTCGACGCGATCCAGCTCGGCGCCGAGGACTACCTCGAAGGCGACGACGCCACCGTGCTGCGGGCGCTGTGCAAGGTCGCCCGGGCCTCGGTGGCGCGGCACCGCAGCAATCCGGCCCGCTACCTGCGCACCATCTTGGACAACTCCCCCGACGTGGTCATCACGGTGGACCAGGACCTGGTGGTGCGTCAGGCCAACGCCACCGCCGAGCGGTTCTTCCAGGTCGAGGCCGACGACATGCTGGGCCGGTCCGTCGACGAGCTGGCGCCGCCCGAGGAGCGCGACGCCCAGCGTGCGGCACTGCTCCGGGCCCTCTCCGGCGTCCCCGCGGCGATCAACGAGACGGAGCGGCGGCTGCCCGACGGCACCGTCGCGCACATCTCGCTGACGTGCCTGCCGGTGACCGGTGACGACGGTGCCGTCATCGGTGCGTGCACGATCGTGCACGACATCAGCGAGACGGTCGCCGCCCGGCACCGGCTCGAGCGCACCCTCAAGCGCCAGGAGGTGGCCGAGGAGGCAGCGCACGTCGGCGCCTTCGAGGTGGATCTGGCGACGATGCAGATCGCCATCTCCCGCGAGCTCGCCCGGTTGCACTACCGCGACCCGGACGACCTCGTGCTCTCGATCGACGACCTGCTGCGCGGGGTGCACCGGGACGACCGTGAGCTGCTGCTCGCCCTGCAGGACGTCCGCGGTCCTGCCACGATCGACTACCGCTTCCGCGGTCCGGACGGCACCGACCCCCGGCTGCTGGAGATCTCCGGGCGGTGGCTGCCCGGGGACGGACCCGACCACGCCGGCTACTTCGTCGGCATCGAGCGCGACGTGACCGAGCAGCGCGCCCAGGAGGAGCAGATGCGCTTCCTGGCCCACCACGATCCCCTCACCGGTGCGCTCAACCGGCGGGCCTTCGAGGCCCTGCTCGCCCAGCGGGTGGGGCAGCACTGCGACGAGCAGCAGGCCAGCGCGCTGCTGATGATCGACCTCGACGGCTTCAAGCACCACAACGACACCTACGGACACGCGGTCGGCGACGCCATCCTGGTCAGGATCGCCGGCGCCGTGAGCAACCGGTTGCCGGCGCAGGCGGCGCTCGGCCGGATCGGCGGCGACGAGTTCGTCGTCTTCCTGCCCGAGGCCGGCAGCGAGCACGCAGCCCAGATCGCCGACCTCCTGCTCGCCGTGGTCGCCGACGCCGCTCGGACGGCCTCTCCCGACCCGGTCCACCCGGTCACGGCGAGCATCGGCATCGCCGGCTTCGCCGGAGCCGCCGAGCCCGCGCTGGTGCTGCGCCGGGCCGACGAGGCCATGTACGCCGCCAAGAGCAACGGCGGCAGGCAGTGGGCGCACTGGAGCGAGCAGCCGATCGACCTCGTGGATCCGGTCATCGACCTCACGACCGCCGCCGGGAACCGGCTCGAGCGGCTGGCCGCCCTCGCCGTCTCCCAGACGTCGGCACGCCGCGAGCTGCTCCGCGACCTGACCCTGGACACCGCCACCGGGCTCCCGGGCCGGCACCACTTCCTCGGTCTGGTCGAGCATCGCCTCACCGGCTCCGCGGACCTGCAGGCGGCGTACGCCGTCCGTCTCGGCGGGATCGACCTGCTCGACGACAGCACCGAGCGGACGGCTCGCGACGCCCTGGTCGGGGCCGTCGCGGCGCGGCTGGCGCAGGCGCACGGCCCGGGCGCCCTGGTCGGCCTGCTCGACGACGCCGAGCTCGGCCTCCTGCTGCCGGCCGGGACGCTGGAGCACCGCGAGCGACTCGCCCGCCGGCTGCTCAGCTGCCTGGAGGAGCCGTTCGCCGTCGCGGGTGGCGAGTTCGCCCTGCTGCCGGCGATCGGCATCGCCACCGGCGGCCGCGACGGCGATGCCTACACGCTGTTCCGGGACGCGTCGATCGCGGCCGCTGCACCCCGCACCGAGACGCCGGACGGGTTCCGGCACTACGAACGCTCGCTCCGCACCCGTGCCACCGCCCGACTCGCCGAGCACGCCGCGCTGCGACGCGCCATCACGAACCGCGAGTTCGGTCTGGTCTTCCAGCCCGCCCTCGAGCTCGCCACCGGCGTCTTCAACCGCGCCGAGTCGCTGGTGCGCTGGTATCGGCCCGGCGGCGAGGTCGTCGGGCCGGACCGGTTCATCCCGCTGGCCGAGGCCACCGGTCTGATCGTGCCGCTGGGCGACCTCGTCCTCGACCTGGCGATCGACCAGGCGCTGGCCTGGCGCGCGGCGCTGCCGCACGTGCGCATCCCGGTCAACCTGTCCGCCGTGCAGCTGGGGATGCCCGGCTTCGCCGCAGGCGTCATGACCAGGGTCGCCGACGCGGGCCTGACCTCGTGGCCGATCACCTTCGAGGTGACCGAGTCCGCGTTGATGGAGAACCTCGAGGCCAGCCAGGAGGCGCTCCAGCAACTGCGCGACGCCGAGTTCCGCGTCGTCATCGACGACTTCGGCACCGGTCATTCCTCGCTGGCCCGCCTCGACCAGCTCCCGGTCGGCGGCATCAAGGTCGACAAGCTGCTGGTCAAGCGACTGGCCGGCGACCCGACGGCGCGGGCCGTCCTGCGCGCGATCGTCGACGTCGGGAAGGCCTACTCGATGCTCGTGACGGCCGAGGGCATCGAGGACGCGGAGACGCTGCGGATCGTCCGCGAGATCGGCGTCGACTACGCACAGGGCTACCACCTGAGCCGGCCCAGGCCGGCCGGCGAGCTCGTCGAGCTCCTCCGGCGCGGCTGGCCGCACTGA
- the sigJ gene encoding RNA polymerase sigma factor SigJ gives MDNLDAVMAERRRLIALGYRLLGTLEEAEDAVQETYLRWYRLSEAERAAVENPQGWLTRVASRICLDILKSARVRREQYVGPWLPEPVPSELLAAPTDPADRITLDDTVSSALLVVLEAMTPAERVAFVLHDVFELPFAEIAEVVGRTPAAVRQLATSARRKVGSQRRELAPAPEHDALVRAFGAAAAGGDLGALTALLDPAVVLRADGGGVVSAARNPVTGPDKVARFLLGVLAKRPTWRLVERRTADGLALTYAEETAVRGVLNLRVAGGRITDVWVVLNPGKLAAWRP, from the coding sequence ATGGACAACCTCGATGCGGTGATGGCGGAGCGGCGTCGGCTGATCGCGCTCGGCTACCGCCTGCTCGGCACCCTGGAGGAGGCCGAGGACGCGGTGCAGGAGACCTACCTGCGCTGGTACCGCCTCTCCGAGGCCGAGCGCGCGGCGGTCGAGAACCCGCAGGGCTGGTTGACCCGGGTGGCCAGCCGGATCTGTCTCGACATCCTCAAGTCGGCGCGCGTACGCCGCGAGCAGTACGTCGGCCCCTGGCTCCCCGAGCCGGTGCCCTCCGAGCTGCTGGCGGCCCCGACCGACCCCGCCGACCGGATCACCCTCGACGACACCGTCAGCAGCGCCCTGCTCGTGGTGCTGGAGGCGATGACCCCGGCCGAGCGGGTGGCCTTCGTGCTGCACGACGTCTTCGAGCTGCCCTTCGCCGAGATCGCCGAGGTCGTGGGACGCACGCCGGCAGCGGTCCGCCAGCTGGCCACCTCCGCCCGTCGCAAGGTGGGCTCCCAGCGCCGCGAGCTCGCCCCCGCGCCCGAGCACGACGCACTTGTCAGGGCCTTCGGTGCGGCCGCCGCCGGCGGTGACCTCGGGGCCCTGACGGCCCTGCTGGATCCGGCGGTGGTGCTGCGCGCCGACGGTGGCGGCGTGGTCAGCGCTGCCCGCAACCCGGTGACCGGCCCCGACAAGGTCGCCCGCTTCCTGCTCGGCGTGCTGGCGAAGCGGCCGACGTGGCGGCTGGTGGAGCGGCGCACGGCCGACGGCCTGGCCCTGACCTACGCCGAGGAGACCGCAGTGCGCGGCGTGCTCAACCTGCGGGTCGCGGGCGGGCGGATCACCGACGTGTGGGTCGTGCTCAATCCCGGGAAGCTCGCCGCCTGGCGGCCGTGA
- a CDS encoding class I SAM-dependent methyltransferase: MPSLMTFGPLRIAYADDTLRPRPWTEQQSAWARELLAAAPAGPVLELCSGVGHIGLLAILGTGRRLVCVDSSPSACDYARRNASAAGLGEVVEVRTGAMEEVVAPHERYALVIADPPWVPSDRTDHYAEDPVDSIDGGADGLDIARTCVRLADRHLLEGGQVLLQLGDSGQVDALAQELADLDVREVREGEGGVLALLGRRA, translated from the coding sequence GTGCCCTCACTGATGACCTTCGGCCCGCTGCGGATCGCGTACGCCGACGACACCCTGCGCCCGCGTCCCTGGACCGAGCAGCAGTCCGCATGGGCGCGCGAGCTGCTGGCCGCGGCGCCGGCGGGTCCGGTGCTGGAGCTGTGCTCGGGCGTCGGCCACATCGGACTGCTCGCCATCCTCGGCACCGGCCGCCGCCTGGTCTGCGTCGACTCCTCGCCCTCGGCGTGCGACTACGCCCGGCGCAATGCGAGCGCGGCCGGTCTCGGCGAGGTGGTGGAGGTGCGCACCGGTGCCATGGAGGAGGTGGTGGCCCCGCACGAGCGTTACGCGTTGGTGATCGCGGACCCGCCGTGGGTGCCCAGCGACCGCACCGACCACTACGCCGAGGACCCGGTCGACAGCATCGACGGTGGCGCCGACGGCCTCGACATCGCGCGTACCTGCGTGCGGCTGGCCGATCGGCACCTTCTCGAGGGTGGACAGGTCCTGCTCCAGCTCGGCGACAGCGGTCAGGTCGACGCGTTGGCCCAGGAGCTCGCCGACCTCGACGTACGGGAGGTGCGCGAGGGGGAGGGCGGCGTGCTCGCGCTGCTCGGCAGGCGGGCGTAG
- a CDS encoding carboxymuconolactone decarboxylase family protein, whose protein sequence is MGQHVNVSKLFPALYEAQLQVESAAREAAETAGLDPLLVDLVRLRASQLNGCAFCLRMHTRDALENGETTDRLAVVAAWWESQYFTPQEQAALTLAERVTQIGAEHTSPAPAVDVEAALDEKQIAAVTAVAIAINGWNRLAITSGYPVAP, encoded by the coding sequence ATGGGTCAGCACGTCAACGTCAGCAAGCTCTTCCCCGCCCTCTACGAGGCGCAGCTCCAGGTCGAGTCCGCCGCCCGCGAGGCGGCCGAGACCGCCGGCCTCGACCCGCTGCTCGTCGACCTGGTGCGGCTGCGCGCCTCGCAGCTCAACGGCTGCGCGTTCTGCCTGCGGATGCACACCCGCGACGCGCTGGAGAACGGCGAGACCACCGACCGGCTCGCCGTGGTCGCCGCCTGGTGGGAGTCGCAGTACTTCACCCCGCAGGAGCAGGCGGCCCTCACCCTCGCCGAGCGGGTCACGCAGATCGGCGCCGAGCACACCTCGCCGGCACCCGCCGTCGACGTGGAGGCGGCGCTCGACGAGAAGCAGATCGCCGCCGTCACCGCCGTCGCCATCGCGATCAACGGCTGGAACCGGCTGGCGATCACCAGCGGCTACCCGGTCGCGCCCTGA
- the egtB gene encoding ergothioneine biosynthesis protein EgtB: MSADVTTLQTRYDEVRAYTEQLAAPLSPEDQTVQSMPDVSPTKWHRAHVTWFFETFVLAENEQRFAPYQDQYWFLFNSYYEAIGPRYARPLRGVISRPGAHDVGLYRSNVDDRMRELLETLDEGTLTKLAPTIELGFHHEQQHQELLLMDIKHVLSLNPLRPVYAGRPTTGGVSGPLGWQEYDGGLVEIGHDGSRDGSFCFDNELPVHQQFLQPFRLADRLVTNGEWQAFMADGGYRRPELWLSDGWARINAEGWRAPFYWIEQDGVWLEHTLTGTWPVDPELPACHLSHYEADAYATWAGKRLPTEAEWEHAARLEDEGSVGGTSTGPVDVGSAEGRRSWHPRAAGAPTGALRQLFGECWEWTASAYLPYPGFHPADGAIGEYNGKFMSGQMVLRGGCALTPPGHARASYRNFFPPGARWPLTGVRLADDGATRAGRA, translated from the coding sequence ATGAGTGCCGACGTCACCACCCTCCAGACCCGGTACGACGAGGTCCGGGCCTACACCGAACAGCTCGCCGCGCCGCTGTCACCGGAGGACCAGACGGTCCAGTCGATGCCCGACGTGTCGCCGACGAAGTGGCACCGCGCCCACGTCACCTGGTTCTTCGAGACGTTCGTCCTGGCTGAGAACGAGCAACGCTTCGCGCCGTACCAGGACCAGTACTGGTTCTTGTTCAACTCCTACTACGAGGCGATCGGGCCTCGCTACGCCCGCCCGCTGCGCGGGGTCATCAGCCGACCCGGGGCACACGACGTCGGGCTCTACCGCAGCAACGTCGACGATCGGATGCGCGAGCTGCTCGAGACCCTCGACGAGGGCACGCTGACCAAGCTCGCCCCGACCATCGAGCTCGGCTTCCACCACGAGCAGCAGCACCAGGAGCTGCTGCTGATGGACATCAAGCACGTGCTCTCGCTCAACCCGCTGCGACCCGTCTACGCCGGCCGCCCCACGACCGGCGGCGTCTCCGGGCCGCTCGGCTGGCAGGAGTACGACGGCGGCCTGGTCGAGATCGGCCACGACGGCAGCCGCGACGGGAGCTTCTGCTTCGACAACGAGCTGCCCGTGCACCAGCAGTTCCTCCAGCCGTTCCGGCTGGCCGACCGGCTGGTGACCAACGGCGAGTGGCAGGCCTTCATGGCGGACGGCGGCTACCGCCGCCCCGAGCTGTGGCTCAGCGACGGCTGGGCGCGGATCAACGCCGAGGGCTGGCGGGCGCCGTTCTACTGGATCGAGCAGGACGGCGTCTGGCTCGAGCACACCCTCACCGGGACCTGGCCCGTCGACCCCGAGCTGCCGGCCTGCCACCTGAGTCACTACGAGGCCGACGCCTACGCCACCTGGGCGGGCAAGCGGCTTCCGACCGAGGCGGAGTGGGAGCACGCCGCCCGGCTGGAGGACGAGGGCTCGGTGGGCGGCACCTCGACCGGCCCGGTGGACGTGGGCTCCGCCGAGGGCCGGCGGTCGTGGCACCCGCGCGCGGCCGGTGCCCCGACCGGCGCGCTGCGGCAGCTCTTCGGCGAGTGCTGGGAGTGGACGGCCTCGGCGTACCTGCCCTATCCCGGCTTCCACCCGGCCGACGGCGCTATCGGCGAGTACAACGGCAAGTTCATGTCCGGCCAGATGGTGCTGCGCGGGGGTTGCGCCCTGACACCGCCGGGGCATGCGCGGGCGTCCTATCGCAACTTCTTCCCGCCCGGTGCGCGCTGGCCGCTCACCGGTGTGCGGCTGGCCGACGACGGCGCGACGCGGGCGGGCCGAGCGTGA
- a CDS encoding lytic transglycosylase domain-containing protein, with protein sequence MSRNLLRTKAVVLVPLAALTAVVATVEAQQSDGTAATAGPRSTAASVAPVLPAAITPSATPSVTPQLDAASTTDAPPASVTGPGQLSGALTVGGGNGPLLGRLSSVAVSGAGATSAISSTALSAYQRAASVIDQADTSCNLGWELLAAIGTVESGNGTAGGSQLSPAGLATPAIYGPDLDGTHHTQQIADTDGGQLDGDPTSDRAVGPMQFLPSTWVMVAVDGDGDGRRDPQDINDAALASAVYLCSTGADLSTPAAQHAALLRYNHSDAYATRVQTLATSYSTDDDLTGVVPATFLVPTGSAGATATTDATAKQKKTKKHQTTKKHHHKAAHTSTTSASTSSTSATPGTTPGKTSGTPTTGASTGPTTTAPGAATTAQLTEVCQLQIASTYPDATDDAVQAALTRCLTLLDGLTLAQAKAQVQDVVEAFVDPDTTDGPIAGLEPTGTPTEDPSGSASDAPSTGSSDDPSDDTGSTDPSASASPTASATN encoded by the coding sequence ATGTCGCGGAACCTTCTCCGTACCAAGGCTGTGGTCCTGGTCCCCCTCGCCGCCCTCACCGCCGTGGTGGCCACCGTGGAGGCCCAGCAGAGCGATGGGACGGCAGCCACCGCCGGTCCGCGCAGCACCGCCGCGAGCGTCGCTCCGGTGCTGCCCGCCGCTATCACACCCTCGGCGACACCCAGCGTGACGCCGCAGCTCGACGCCGCCAGCACCACCGACGCGCCGCCGGCCAGTGTCACCGGCCCGGGCCAGCTCTCCGGCGCCCTCACCGTCGGCGGCGGCAACGGTCCGCTGCTGGGCCGGCTGAGCAGCGTCGCCGTCAGCGGCGCCGGCGCCACCTCGGCCATCTCCAGCACCGCCCTGTCGGCCTACCAGCGCGCAGCCTCGGTGATCGACCAGGCCGACACCAGCTGCAACCTCGGCTGGGAGCTGCTGGCGGCGATCGGCACCGTCGAGTCCGGCAACGGCACGGCCGGCGGCAGCCAGCTCAGCCCGGCCGGTCTCGCCACGCCCGCCATCTACGGTCCCGACCTCGACGGCACCCACCACACCCAGCAGATCGCCGACACCGACGGCGGCCAGCTCGACGGCGATCCCACCTCCGACCGGGCCGTGGGGCCGATGCAGTTCCTGCCCTCGACCTGGGTGATGGTCGCGGTGGACGGCGACGGCGACGGGCGCCGGGACCCGCAGGACATCAACGATGCCGCCCTCGCCTCGGCGGTCTACCTGTGCTCCACCGGGGCGGATCTCTCCACACCGGCGGCCCAGCACGCGGCGCTGCTGCGCTACAACCACAGCGACGCCTACGCGACCCGGGTGCAGACCCTGGCGACGTCCTACAGCACCGACGACGACCTGACCGGCGTCGTCCCGGCGACGTTCCTGGTGCCCACCGGGAGCGCCGGCGCCACGGCCACCACGGACGCGACCGCGAAGCAGAAGAAGACCAAGAAGCACCAGACCACGAAGAAGCACCACCACAAGGCCGCTCACACCAGCACGACCAGCGCCTCGACGTCGAGCACGAGCGCCACCCCCGGCACGACCCCGGGTAAGACCTCCGGCACCCCGACCACCGGCGCGAGCACCGGCCCCACCACCACTGCCCCCGGCGCGGCCACCACCGCGCAGCTGACCGAGGTATGCCAGCTGCAGATCGCCAGCACCTACCCCGATGCCACCGACGACGCGGTCCAGGCGGCACTCACCCGCTGCCTGACGCTGCTCGACGGGCTCACGCTGGCGCAGGCGAAGGCGCAGGTGCAGGACGTGGTCGAGGCGTTCGTGGACCCCGACACCACCGACGGCCCGATCGCCGGTCTGGAGCCGACCGGCACCCCGACCGAGGACCCGTCCGGATCCGCATCCGACGCCCCGTCGACAGGCTCCTCGGATGACCCGTCCGACGACACCGGCTCGACGGATCCCTCAGCCAGCGCCTCGCCGACCGCCTCCGCGACGAACTGA